The following are encoded together in the Longimicrobium sp. genome:
- the plsX gene encoding phosphate acyltransferase PlsX: protein MRIAVDAMGSDRAPAVEVEGTVGALLERPDATVLLVGDQGRIEAELARHAAAPRERIEVVHAPEVIDPGEPPVPAVRRKSDSSIVVGTRLVKNGEADAFLSAGSTGAVMAAAHLFLRPIPGVDRPAVGAAVPTASGAFFLIDMGANVDTRPQHLFQFAHLGTIYAQDLMGIASPRVGLLNIGHEPEKGNEQTLETYELLSASPTLNFVGNIEGRDVLFHRCDVLVCDGFVGNVLLKFYESMAGFLGGVLRREMEEQGVQLDLERLFRRLDYSTYGGAPLLGVNGVVIISHGGSPPAAIRNGIGVAARSVEAGMVEHIAGRLAHLAESTEEA from the coding sequence ATGCGGATCGCGGTTGACGCGATGGGCTCCGACCGTGCCCCGGCCGTCGAGGTCGAGGGAACGGTCGGAGCTTTGCTTGAGCGGCCCGACGCCACCGTGCTGCTGGTGGGCGACCAGGGCCGGATCGAGGCCGAGCTGGCCCGGCACGCCGCCGCGCCGCGCGAGCGCATCGAGGTGGTGCACGCCCCCGAGGTGATCGACCCGGGCGAGCCGCCGGTGCCGGCGGTCAGGCGCAAGTCGGACTCGTCGATCGTGGTCGGCACGCGCCTGGTGAAGAACGGCGAGGCCGACGCCTTCCTCTCCGCCGGCTCCACCGGCGCGGTGATGGCCGCCGCGCACCTCTTCCTGCGCCCGATCCCGGGCGTGGACCGCCCCGCCGTGGGCGCCGCCGTCCCCACCGCCAGCGGCGCCTTCTTCCTGATCGACATGGGGGCCAACGTCGACACCCGCCCCCAGCACCTCTTCCAGTTCGCGCACCTGGGCACCATCTACGCCCAGGACCTGATGGGGATCGCCAGCCCGCGGGTGGGCCTCCTCAACATCGGCCACGAGCCCGAGAAGGGGAACGAGCAGACGCTGGAGACCTACGAGCTCCTGTCGGCATCGCCCACGCTCAACTTCGTGGGGAACATCGAGGGGCGCGACGTGCTCTTCCACCGCTGCGACGTGCTGGTGTGCGACGGGTTCGTGGGGAACGTGCTGCTCAAGTTCTACGAGTCGATGGCCGGCTTCCTGGGCGGCGTGCTGCGCCGCGAGATGGAGGAGCAGGGGGTGCAGCTGGACCTGGAGCGGCTCTTCCGCCGCCTCGACTACTCGACCTACGGCGGCGCCCCGCTCCTGGGGGTGAACGGCGTGGTCATCATCAGCCACGGGGGCTCGCCGCCCGCCGCCATCCGCAACGGCATCGGGGTTGCCGCGCGCAGCGTGGAGGCCGGGATGGTGGAGCACATCGCCGGGCGGCTGGCCCACCTGGCGGAAAGCACCGAGGAAGCATGA
- the fabG gene encoding 3-oxoacyl-ACP reductase FabG codes for MQFRTRERRHRVELQGQVALVTGGSRGIGLAIAEELAGAGARVAVVARDEARAQAAAASLPGEGHRGYGCDVADPEACNQLVKRVEADLGGVDVLVNNAGVTRDNLLMRIKDEDWDAVVDTNLRGAFNLMRAVSRGMMKKRAGRIVNVSSVVGITGNAGQANYAASKAGLIGMTKAVAKELASRGVLVNAVAPGYIETDMTAELPEAARGALMQQIALGRLGRPQDIAPVVRFLAGPGASYITGQVLVVDGGMVM; via the coding sequence ATGCAGTTTCGAACCCGCGAGCGGAGGCACAGGGTGGAGCTACAGGGGCAGGTGGCGCTGGTGACCGGCGGGTCGCGCGGGATCGGGCTGGCGATCGCGGAGGAGCTGGCCGGCGCGGGGGCGAGGGTCGCCGTGGTGGCGCGCGACGAGGCGCGGGCGCAGGCCGCGGCGGCGAGCCTCCCGGGCGAGGGGCACCGCGGCTACGGCTGCGACGTGGCCGACCCCGAGGCGTGCAACCAGCTGGTCAAGCGGGTGGAGGCCGACCTGGGCGGCGTCGACGTCCTGGTGAACAACGCCGGCGTCACGCGCGACAACCTGCTGATGCGCATCAAGGACGAGGACTGGGACGCGGTGGTGGACACCAACCTGCGCGGGGCCTTCAACCTGATGCGCGCCGTCTCCCGCGGGATGATGAAGAAGCGCGCGGGGCGCATCGTGAACGTCAGCTCGGTGGTCGGGATCACCGGCAACGCGGGGCAGGCGAACTACGCGGCCAGCAAGGCGGGGCTCATCGGGATGACCAAGGCGGTGGCGAAGGAGCTGGCCTCGCGTGGGGTTCTGGTCAACGCCGTCGCCCCCGGATACATTGAGACCGACATGACGGCCGAGCTCCCCGAGGCGGCCCGCGGCGCGCTGATGCAGCAGATCGCGCTGGGGCGGCTGGGCCGTCCGCAGGACATCGCTCCGGTGGTCCGCTTCCTGGCGGGCCCGGGCGCGTCGTACATCACCGGGCAGGTGCTGGTGGTGGACGGCGGGATGGTGATGTGA
- a CDS encoding beta-ketoacyl-ACP synthase III, translated as MIQAARTPRARLVSTGRFNPPKVVTNADLERMVETSDEWIRTRTGIRERRISEKEVGAADMGAAAARIALERAGLGPEDVDMLLVSTATPDRLLPSTACDIQALLGTRNAAAYDYATACSGFLYGLSLAEAHIVAGQAERVLVVCTEKMSSIIDWTDRATCVLFGDGAGAAVVQAANGDGRGILSGYMKSDGTLAELLWRPGGGARMPLDIAVLDERSHYVKMAGPEVFKSAVRAMCEAAESALTRAGVSSAEIDLLVPHQANMRIIDATAKYAKIPPEKVFINVDRYGNMSSASIPVALDEAVEQGRAGPGSLVLMVAFGAGFTWAANVVRL; from the coding sequence ATGATCCAGGCAGCCAGGACTCCGCGCGCGCGGCTGGTCTCCACCGGCCGCTTCAACCCGCCGAAGGTGGTGACCAACGCCGACCTGGAGCGGATGGTGGAGACGAGCGACGAGTGGATCCGCACCCGCACCGGGATCCGCGAGCGCCGCATCTCGGAGAAGGAGGTGGGCGCGGCCGACATGGGCGCGGCCGCCGCCCGCATCGCGCTGGAGCGCGCGGGGCTCGGGCCCGAGGACGTGGACATGCTCCTGGTGTCGACCGCCACCCCCGACCGGCTGCTGCCGTCGACGGCGTGCGACATCCAGGCGCTGCTGGGAACGCGCAACGCCGCGGCCTACGACTACGCCACCGCCTGCTCGGGTTTCCTGTACGGCCTTTCCCTGGCCGAGGCGCACATCGTGGCGGGCCAGGCCGAGCGCGTGCTGGTGGTGTGCACCGAGAAGATGTCGTCGATCATCGACTGGACCGACCGCGCCACCTGCGTGCTCTTCGGCGACGGGGCGGGGGCGGCGGTGGTGCAGGCGGCCAACGGCGACGGCCGCGGCATCCTCTCGGGCTACATGAAGAGCGACGGCACGCTGGCCGAGCTGCTCTGGCGCCCGGGCGGCGGGGCCAGGATGCCGCTGGACATCGCGGTGCTCGACGAGCGGAGCCACTACGTGAAGATGGCGGGCCCCGAGGTGTTCAAGTCGGCGGTGCGCGCCATGTGCGAGGCGGCCGAGAGCGCGCTCACCCGCGCGGGGGTCAGCTCCGCCGAGATCGACCTGCTGGTGCCGCACCAGGCGAACATGCGGATCATCGACGCCACCGCCAAGTACGCGAAGATCCCACCGGAGAAGGTGTTCATCAACGTGGACCGCTACGGCAACATGTCGAGCGCCTCGATCCCGGTGGCGCTGGACGAGGCGGTGGAGCAGGGGCGTGCCGGGCCGGGCTCCCTGGTGCTGATGGTGGCGTTCGGCGCCGGGTTCACCTGGGCCGCCAACGTGGTGCGGCTGTAG
- a CDS encoding DUF177 domain-containing protein, whose translation MELVRPLEVDLEARSVGEGVLLRGTLRTTVRLACRRCLSPVERDVDEEVNLLFVEDMGEDDDTGGEVYPLPARGDEVDLTDAVREQVLLEMPEFALCGEECRGLCPSCGANLNEGACECVPEAAPSPWEALKKVKFD comes from the coding sequence GTGGAGCTCGTCCGCCCGCTCGAGGTGGACCTGGAGGCCCGGTCCGTCGGCGAGGGGGTCCTGCTGCGCGGCACGCTCCGCACCACGGTGCGGCTGGCCTGCCGCCGTTGTCTTTCGCCCGTGGAGAGGGACGTGGACGAAGAGGTCAACCTCCTCTTCGTGGAAGACATGGGCGAGGACGACGACACCGGGGGCGAGGTCTACCCCCTGCCGGCCCGCGGCGACGAGGTGGACCTGACCGACGCGGTCCGCGAGCAGGTCCTGCTCGAGATGCCCGAGTTCGCCCTCTGCGGCGAGGAGTGCCGGGGGCTCTGCCCCAGCTGCGGCGCCAACCTCAACGAGGGGGCGTGCGAGTGCGTTCCCGAGGCGGCGCCGTCGCCGTGGGAGGCGCTGAAGAAGGTCAAGTTCGACTGA
- a CDS encoding DUF2214 family protein codes for MLIRWIVAALHLLALGMGLGAVWARGRALRGPLDDAGLKRVFYADAFWGIAAGVWILTGLLRAFGGLEKGTRYYVTNDAFLAKMVLLGLILALEAWPMAALVRWRISLKRGLVPDTARAGTFATISTVQALLVVGMVFAATAMARGIGH; via the coding sequence ATGCTGATTCGCTGGATCGTGGCGGCGCTGCACCTGCTGGCGCTCGGGATGGGGCTGGGGGCGGTGTGGGCGCGCGGCCGGGCCCTGCGCGGGCCGCTGGACGACGCGGGGCTCAAGCGGGTGTTCTACGCCGACGCCTTCTGGGGGATCGCCGCGGGGGTGTGGATCCTCACCGGGCTGCTGCGCGCGTTCGGCGGCCTGGAGAAGGGGACCCGCTACTACGTGACCAACGACGCCTTCCTGGCCAAGATGGTGCTGCTGGGGCTGATCCTGGCGCTGGAGGCGTGGCCGATGGCGGCGCTCGTCCGCTGGCGCATCTCCCTCAAGCGCGGCCTGGTGCCCGACACCGCCCGCGCGGGCACCTTCGCCACCATCAGCACCGTGCAGGCCCTGCTGGTGGTGGGGATGGTGTTCGCGGCCACGGCGATGGCGCGGGGGATCGGCCACTGA
- a CDS encoding phage holin family protein translates to MNLILRWLITAAAVWAAAHFVPGIRYEGGIVTLLVVALVLGLVNALVRPLVKALACGVIVLTLGLAIFIINALMLLLASWLSQQFGYGFYVDGFVPALVGSIVISLVSWLLSIFLIDDDDRR, encoded by the coding sequence GTGAACCTGATCCTCCGCTGGCTGATCACCGCCGCCGCCGTGTGGGCCGCGGCGCACTTCGTCCCCGGCATCCGCTACGAGGGCGGCATCGTGACGCTGCTCGTGGTGGCGCTGGTGCTGGGGCTCGTCAACGCGCTGGTGCGCCCGCTCGTGAAGGCGCTGGCCTGCGGCGTGATCGTACTCACGCTGGGGCTGGCCATCTTCATCATCAACGCGCTCATGCTGCTGCTGGCGAGCTGGCTCTCACAGCAGTTCGGCTACGGGTTCTACGTCGACGGCTTCGTCCCGGCGCTCGTCGGCTCCATCGTCATCAGCCTGGTCTCCTGGCTCCTCTCGATCTTCCTGATCGACGACGACGACCGGAGATAG
- the fabD gene encoding ACP S-malonyltransferase, which translates to MAGERVGLLFPGQGSQAVGMGKDLAERWPEARRVWEEADEALGFGLSKLCWEGPEDELTLTRNAQPALLAHSAAAWAVVRAADLDVVCAAGHSLGEFSAYHAAGSLGLGDALRTVRRRGELMFESGRQRPGTMAAVLGLDDDVVEGVCREASTEDSVVVAANFNSPGQVVVSGDLEAVERASAMLVSAGAKKVQRLNVSGAFHSPLMAVAEAGLREQLDAVEFRDPLFPVVSNVTASPVGDAAEARLLLVEQLTSTVRWTASVRTMLQLGVTRFLEVGTGKVLTGMLKRIDPAAAGMGTALGTVEQIEGFLGG; encoded by the coding sequence ATGGCCGGAGAGCGCGTGGGCCTGCTCTTCCCCGGACAGGGGTCGCAGGCGGTGGGGATGGGAAAGGACCTGGCGGAGCGCTGGCCCGAGGCGCGCCGGGTGTGGGAGGAGGCGGACGAGGCGCTCGGCTTCGGCCTGTCGAAGCTCTGCTGGGAAGGCCCGGAGGACGAGCTCACGCTCACCCGCAACGCGCAGCCCGCGCTGCTGGCGCACAGCGCCGCGGCGTGGGCCGTCGTGCGTGCGGCGGACCTGGACGTGGTCTGCGCGGCCGGCCACTCGCTGGGCGAGTTCAGCGCCTACCACGCGGCGGGGTCGCTGGGGCTGGGCGACGCGCTCCGCACGGTGCGCCGGCGCGGGGAGCTGATGTTCGAGTCCGGCCGGCAGCGGCCCGGGACGATGGCGGCGGTGCTGGGCCTCGACGACGACGTGGTGGAGGGCGTCTGCCGCGAGGCGAGCACGGAGGACTCGGTGGTGGTCGCCGCCAACTTCAACTCGCCGGGGCAGGTGGTGGTCTCGGGCGACCTGGAGGCGGTGGAGCGGGCGAGCGCGATGCTGGTCTCGGCCGGGGCGAAGAAGGTGCAGCGGCTGAACGTGTCGGGCGCCTTCCACTCGCCGCTGATGGCGGTGGCGGAGGCGGGGCTGCGCGAGCAGCTGGACGCCGTGGAGTTCCGCGACCCGCTGTTCCCGGTGGTCTCGAACGTGACGGCGTCGCCCGTCGGCGACGCGGCGGAGGCGCGGCTGCTGCTGGTGGAGCAGCTGACCAGCACGGTGCGCTGGACGGCGTCGGTGCGCACGATGCTGCAGCTGGGGGTGACGCGCTTCCTGGAGGTGGGCACGGGGAAGGTGCTCACCGGGATGCTCAAGCGCATCGACCCGGCGGCGGCGGGGATGGGCACGGCGCTGGGGACGGTGGAGCAGATCGAGGGGTTCCTGGGGGGATAG
- a CDS encoding M12 family metallopeptidase yields the protein MRNVLRIAAPALLAALAACQDEPVGPAGPTPAPAKQVRTEGFPTPGELRSGYIRGRDGKPLRITYEVRDGLAVWQGDIVLGPAGSVASSPGAVPGPRRGVSIEGFNSGGQLYRWPGGVVPYVIDPSLPNPARVLQAIAQIEASTVGIRFVPRGGEADYVRVIPSDGCASYVGRIGGAQTVWLADGCGTGSTVHELSHALGMWHEQSRCDRDQFVEILWGNIDPERQHNFYNYCDGASDVSTYAEGSIMHYGPYSFSINGQPTIRSRRGLDAQMGQRSGLGSTDVFTLRAMYPPSTAIHRLYNPNWAGGDHLYGTDPREGGSLGFVLEQRHYFYLTSAAGASYAALYRCAVGGHHFLSRDPFCESGVQAEAALGQLAASPLSGTVPLYRVRHAPTGHRLSTTHAGERQGLIDGGWVDEGVTGYVWTRIPIHRLYNPGWGGGDHMYSHDPAEGRGGFVLETQAFFFLTSLTGPDYAPLYRCFVYNHHFLSRDRSCETGTPAEGEMGLVAVWQMPGTVPLYRLFNPRNSDHLFTTHAGERQGALAGGWVDEGVAGYVWEQP from the coding sequence TTGCGAAACGTACTCCGCATCGCGGCGCCGGCGCTGCTGGCCGCCCTCGCCGCGTGCCAGGACGAGCCGGTCGGCCCCGCCGGCCCGACGCCCGCGCCCGCGAAGCAGGTCCGGACGGAAGGGTTTCCCACCCCCGGCGAGCTGCGGTCCGGCTACATCCGGGGACGCGACGGGAAGCCCCTGCGGATCACCTACGAGGTGCGGGACGGCCTGGCCGTCTGGCAGGGCGACATCGTCCTCGGGCCGGCCGGATCGGTCGCGTCCAGCCCCGGCGCGGTCCCGGGTCCCCGCCGGGGGGTGAGCATCGAGGGGTTCAACTCGGGCGGGCAGCTCTACCGGTGGCCCGGCGGCGTCGTGCCGTACGTGATCGACCCCTCGCTCCCGAACCCCGCGCGCGTTCTCCAGGCGATCGCGCAGATCGAGGCCAGCACGGTCGGGATCCGCTTCGTGCCGCGCGGCGGCGAGGCCGACTACGTCCGCGTCATCCCCTCGGACGGCTGCGCCTCGTACGTCGGGCGGATCGGCGGCGCGCAGACGGTGTGGCTCGCCGACGGCTGCGGGACCGGGAGCACCGTCCACGAGCTGAGCCACGCGCTGGGGATGTGGCACGAGCAGAGCCGGTGCGACCGGGACCAGTTCGTGGAGATCCTCTGGGGCAACATCGACCCGGAGAGGCAGCACAACTTCTACAACTACTGCGACGGGGCCTCCGACGTCAGCACCTACGCCGAGGGCTCCATCATGCACTACGGCCCCTACTCCTTCTCGATCAACGGGCAGCCGACGATCCGCTCGCGGCGGGGGCTGGACGCGCAGATGGGCCAGCGGTCGGGGCTGGGCTCGACGGACGTCTTCACGCTCCGGGCCATGTACCCGCCGTCCACGGCCATCCACCGGCTCTACAACCCGAACTGGGCCGGCGGCGACCACCTGTACGGCACCGATCCGCGGGAGGGCGGCTCCCTGGGCTTCGTGCTGGAGCAGCGGCACTACTTCTACCTGACCTCCGCGGCCGGCGCCTCGTACGCCGCGCTCTACCGCTGCGCGGTCGGCGGGCACCACTTCCTGTCGCGGGACCCGTTCTGCGAGTCCGGGGTTCAGGCGGAGGCCGCGCTCGGCCAGCTGGCCGCCTCGCCGCTCTCCGGCACGGTGCCGCTCTACCGCGTGCGGCACGCCCCCACGGGACACCGGCTCTCCACCACGCACGCCGGGGAGCGCCAGGGCCTGATCGACGGGGGATGGGTGGACGAGGGGGTCACGGGCTACGTCTGGACCCGCATCCCCATCCACCGCCTCTACAACCCCGGCTGGGGCGGAGGCGACCACATGTACAGCCACGACCCGGCCGAGGGGCGCGGCGGCTTCGTCCTGGAAACCCAGGCCTTCTTCTTCCTGACCTCGCTCACGGGCCCCGACTACGCGCCGCTGTACCGCTGCTTCGTCTACAACCACCACTTCCTCAGCCGCGACCGCTCCTGCGAGACCGGCACCCCCGCGGAAGGGGAGATGGGGCTGGTGGCGGTCTGGCAGATGCCCGGCACCGTGCCGCTGTACCGGCTGTTCAACCCCCGCAACAGCGACCACCTCTTCACGACGCACGCCGGGGAGCGCCAGGGCGCGCTGGCGGGAGGCTGGGTCGACGAAGGGGTCGCGGGGTACGTCTGGGAGCAGCCCTGA
- a CDS encoding acyl carrier protein codes for MADIEQKVKDIIINELGVEAEKVTREASFVEDLGADSLDTVELVMAFEEEFGMEIPDEEAEKLQTVGDAIDYIQNHQGS; via the coding sequence ATGGCGGACATCGAGCAGAAGGTCAAGGACATCATCATCAACGAGCTGGGCGTCGAGGCGGAGAAGGTGACGCGGGAGGCTTCCTTCGTGGAGGACCTGGGCGCCGACAGCCTGGACACCGTGGAGCTGGTGATGGCGTTCGAGGAGGAGTTCGGGATGGAGATCCCGGACGAGGAGGCCGAGAAGCTCCAGACCGTCGGCGACGCCATCGACTACATCCAGAACCACCAGGGCTCCTGA
- the rpmF gene encoding 50S ribosomal protein L32 yields the protein MAVPKRRQSKQRQRKRRTHVKAAMPAFINCPRCGDPTLPHRVCQNCGYYRNEQRIEVDEF from the coding sequence ATGGCCGTACCGAAGAGGCGCCAGTCCAAGCAGCGCCAGCGCAAGCGCCGCACGCACGTGAAGGCGGCCATGCCCGCGTTCATCAACTGTCCGCGCTGCGGCGACCCCACGCTGCCGCACCGCGTCTGCCAGAACTGCGGCTACTACCGCAACGAGCAGCGGATCGAAGTGGACGAGTTCTAG
- a CDS encoding FRG domain-containing protein, giving the protein MSKMETGIHGKIPFVRFNSWEEFKASFCEHLFPGAPFHRGDFLFRGHSNPNWRLTSTFDRMFSHQSKSKRLLIAEDLLTLFKRNLEGEQVPAEVRENDSLFLALGQHYGLPTRLLDWTESPYIAAFFAYNSTALWGQHDQEIVVWVLDSRHPIWSSHYGVEVVDVPSFGNKRIRNQSGKFTLSRTPYLTLEEYVEEHGEEGRPLFKFLLPASNYKTALADLDSMGIHHGTVYPEVEGAAQMALFRTVLAFDAFVQTPTSRPS; this is encoded by the coding sequence ATGTCCAAAATGGAAACGGGTATCCATGGGAAGATTCCCTTCGTTCGGTTCAACTCCTGGGAAGAGTTCAAGGCCTCTTTCTGCGAGCATCTGTTCCCGGGTGCTCCTTTCCATCGTGGGGATTTTCTCTTCCGGGGGCACAGCAATCCCAACTGGAGACTGACCTCCACCTTCGACAGGATGTTCTCGCATCAGTCCAAGTCGAAACGGCTGCTGATCGCGGAAGACTTGCTCACGCTCTTCAAGCGCAACCTCGAGGGAGAGCAGGTTCCCGCCGAGGTGCGTGAAAACGACTCGCTTTTTCTCGCCCTCGGGCAGCACTACGGGCTTCCCACCCGGTTGCTCGATTGGACGGAAAGCCCCTACATCGCAGCGTTCTTCGCATATAACTCGACGGCCTTGTGGGGACAGCACGATCAGGAGATCGTGGTCTGGGTGCTCGATTCCCGGCATCCCATCTGGTCGAGTCATTATGGCGTCGAGGTCGTAGACGTCCCCTCCTTCGGAAACAAGCGCATCCGAAACCAGTCCGGGAAATTCACCCTCTCGAGGACTCCCTATCTGACTCTGGAGGAGTACGTCGAGGAACATGGGGAAGAAGGGCGGCCTCTGTTCAAGTTCCTGCTTCCCGCTTCCAACTACAAGACGGCTCTCGCCGACCTGGACTCCATGGGCATCCACCACGGGACGGTCTATCCGGAAGTCGAAGGGGCCGCGCAAATGGCGCTCTTCCGAACCGTTCTCGCGTTCGACGCCTTCGTGCAGACCCCAACCTCTCGCCCTTCATAA
- a CDS encoding class I SAM-dependent methyltransferase, with protein sequence MAAAKYAAEVEADVELLRSGGTSLLEPELRLLGGLSGCGRAVHLQCSHGLDALSLWKLGAREVVGVDVSGAMLELARQKAERLGAPAAWVRSEVLAVPRELDRAADLVYTGKGALPWVSDLARWAEVAARLLAPGGRLYVFEGHPLNWVWEPEAARHRLRGDGGDYFQRGPRANRDFPGLALEDATPPGEPVPRAFEWQWTLGEIVTAVADAGLAVERLEEHPEHFWPQLARIPDDELRRLPHTFSLLARRPR encoded by the coding sequence GTGGCCGCCGCGAAGTACGCGGCCGAGGTGGAGGCCGACGTGGAGCTGCTGCGCTCCGGCGGCACCAGTCTGCTGGAGCCCGAGCTGCGGCTGCTGGGCGGCCTGTCGGGGTGCGGGCGCGCCGTCCACCTGCAGTGCTCGCACGGGCTGGACGCGCTGTCGCTGTGGAAGCTGGGCGCGCGCGAGGTGGTGGGCGTCGACGTGAGCGGCGCCATGCTGGAGCTCGCGCGGCAGAAGGCGGAGCGGCTGGGCGCCCCGGCCGCCTGGGTGCGGAGCGAGGTGCTGGCCGTCCCGCGGGAGCTGGACAGGGCGGCGGACCTGGTCTACACCGGCAAGGGCGCCCTGCCGTGGGTGAGCGACCTGGCGCGCTGGGCGGAGGTGGCCGCGCGGCTGCTGGCGCCGGGCGGGCGCCTCTACGTCTTCGAGGGGCATCCCCTGAACTGGGTCTGGGAGCCGGAGGCCGCCCGCCACCGCCTGCGCGGCGACGGGGGCGACTACTTCCAGCGCGGGCCGCGGGCGAACCGCGACTTCCCCGGCCTGGCGCTGGAGGACGCGACCCCGCCCGGCGAGCCGGTGCCGCGGGCGTTCGAGTGGCAGTGGACGCTGGGCGAGATCGTCACCGCGGTGGCGGACGCGGGGCTCGCGGTCGAGCGCCTGGAGGAGCACCCGGAGCACTTCTGGCCGCAGCTCGCCCGCATCCCCGACGACGAGCTGCGCCGCCTCCCGCACACCTTCTCCCTCCTCGCGCGCCGGCCGCGGTAG
- the fabF gene encoding beta-ketoacyl-ACP synthase II, producing MNRRVVITGTGLISAVGLDVASSWAALLAGKSGAARIAQFDPTGYDVTFACEVKGFEPDPYIDRKEAKRTDRFSQLAIAASVQAMREAGLEESREGVDMDRFGVIIGSGIGGINTFEDQHSRLIERGPSRVSPFFVPMFISDIAAGLVSIRYGARGPNYCTVSACASSAHAVGNAFRSIKHGEADVMLAGGTEASCTGLTIAGFASMKALSERNDSPETASRPFDATRDGFVLGEGAGMLVLEELEHARRRGATVIAEVVGYGQTADAYHITAPAEGGEGAVRAMRLAMKEAGAEPGDVDYINAHGTSTPANDKNETAAIRTVLGERAYEVVVGSTKSMTGHTLGAAGGVEAVISALVCREGKIPPTINFHERDPDCDLDYATDGMRERPVRLALSNSFGFGGHNVCLAVRRFDG from the coding sequence ATGAACCGCCGAGTCGTGATCACGGGGACGGGGCTGATCTCGGCCGTGGGGCTGGACGTGGCGAGCTCGTGGGCGGCCCTGCTCGCCGGGAAGAGCGGCGCGGCCCGGATCGCCCAGTTCGACCCCACGGGCTACGACGTCACCTTCGCCTGCGAGGTGAAGGGCTTCGAGCCGGACCCCTACATCGACCGCAAGGAGGCCAAGCGCACCGACCGCTTCAGCCAGCTGGCCATCGCGGCCAGCGTGCAGGCCATGCGCGAGGCGGGGCTCGAGGAGAGCCGCGAGGGGGTCGACATGGACCGCTTCGGGGTGATCATCGGCAGCGGGATCGGGGGGATCAACACCTTCGAGGACCAGCACTCGCGCCTGATCGAGCGCGGGCCCTCGCGCGTGTCCCCCTTCTTCGTGCCGATGTTCATCTCCGACATCGCGGCGGGGCTGGTCTCCATCCGCTACGGGGCCCGGGGGCCGAACTACTGCACCGTCTCGGCGTGCGCCAGCAGCGCGCACGCGGTGGGCAACGCCTTCCGCTCCATCAAGCACGGCGAGGCGGACGTGATGCTGGCGGGCGGCACCGAGGCGAGCTGCACGGGGCTCACCATCGCCGGCTTCGCCTCGATGAAGGCGCTCTCGGAGCGCAACGACTCGCCCGAGACCGCCAGCCGCCCGTTCGACGCCACGCGCGACGGCTTCGTGCTGGGCGAGGGGGCGGGGATGCTGGTGCTGGAGGAGCTGGAGCACGCCCGGCGACGTGGGGCGACGGTGATCGCCGAGGTGGTGGGCTACGGGCAGACGGCCGACGCCTACCACATCACCGCGCCGGCGGAGGGGGGCGAGGGCGCGGTGCGGGCGATGCGCCTGGCCATGAAGGAGGCGGGGGCGGAGCCCGGGGACGTGGACTACATCAACGCCCACGGCACCTCCACGCCCGCCAACGACAAGAACGAGACGGCGGCGATCAGGACCGTCCTGGGCGAGCGCGCCTACGAGGTGGTGGTCGGCTCCACCAAGTCGATGACGGGGCACACGCTGGGCGCGGCGGGCGGGGTGGAGGCGGTGATCAGCGCGCTGGTGTGCCGCGAGGGGAAGATCCCGCCCACCATCAACTTCCACGAGCGCGACCCGGACTGCGACCTGGACTACGCCACCGACGGGATGCGCGAGCGCCCGGTGCGGCTGGCGCTCAGCAACTCGTTCGGCTTCGGCGGCCACAACGTGTGCCTGGCGGTGCGCCGCTTCGACGGGTAG